One Pseudorhodoplanes sinuspersici DNA segment encodes these proteins:
- a CDS encoding NADP-dependent malic enzyme, translating to MSNLSDDLKTQALTYHRFPKPGKLEIAATKPLGTQHDLALAYSPGVAAACEAIAADPKEAAELTSRQNLVAVISNGSAVLGLGNIGPLASKPVMEGKAVLFKKFAGIDVFDIEIDAPDVARMVNVVSALEPTFGGINLEDIKAPECFDVEAQLKERMKIPVFHDDQHGTAIIVGAAVLNALYLTGKKIEAVKIVTSGAGAAALACLNLLVALGAKRENIFVSDIEGVVYRGRNTLMDRWKEVYAQDTKARKLGEIIEGADVFLGVSAGGVLKPDMVKRMAERPLIMALANPNPEIMPEEAIAVRPDAMICTGRSDYPNQVNNVLCFPYIFRGALDVGATTINEEMKRAAVEAIAALAREAPSDVAAMAYGGEARTFGTGSLIPNPFDPRLILRIAPAVAQAAIESGVATRPLSDFDAYRERLNRFVFRSGFIMKPVFTRAKQEPKRIIYAEGEDERVLRATQVIVEEGLATPILIGRPSVVETRLERYGLSIRPDRDFTLINPEDDPRYREYVHAYIEAAGRRGITPDAARTIVRTNATVIAALAVRLKLADAMICGLEGRYMAHLKNIRDVIGLAPGVREFAALSLVITKKGAYFLADTQVTPEPNADAIADMAALAAEHVRRFGLQPKIALLSHSDFGSFDSASAAKMRAALARLRESHPDLEVEGEMNGDTALSPMIRERVFPNSRLKGEANVLIMPNLDAANIAYQMTKVLADALAVGPILIGAAMPAHILTPSVTARGVINMTALAVVEAQGAKF from the coding sequence ATGTCCAATCTGTCCGACGACCTTAAGACGCAAGCGCTCACCTATCACCGCTTTCCGAAGCCCGGAAAGCTCGAGATCGCAGCCACCAAGCCGCTCGGCACCCAGCACGATCTGGCGCTGGCTTATTCGCCCGGCGTTGCCGCAGCCTGCGAGGCGATTGCTGCTGATCCGAAAGAAGCGGCCGAACTGACCAGCCGCCAGAATCTGGTTGCTGTGATTTCCAACGGCAGTGCCGTGCTGGGCCTCGGCAATATCGGCCCCTTGGCATCAAAGCCGGTGATGGAAGGCAAGGCGGTTCTGTTCAAGAAATTCGCCGGCATCGATGTGTTCGATATCGAGATCGATGCGCCGGATGTCGCGCGCATGGTCAATGTGGTGTCGGCGCTGGAGCCGACCTTCGGCGGCATCAACCTCGAAGACATCAAGGCGCCGGAATGTTTCGATGTCGAGGCGCAACTGAAAGAGCGGATGAAGATCCCGGTCTTTCACGACGACCAGCACGGCACCGCCATCATCGTCGGCGCAGCGGTTCTGAATGCCCTTTATCTGACAGGCAAGAAGATCGAGGCCGTCAAGATCGTCACGTCGGGCGCGGGTGCTGCGGCGCTCGCCTGTCTCAATCTTCTCGTTGCGCTGGGTGCCAAGCGCGAGAATATCTTCGTCTCCGATATCGAGGGTGTGGTTTATCGCGGCCGCAACACCCTGATGGATCGCTGGAAGGAAGTTTACGCGCAGGACACCAAGGCGCGGAAACTTGGCGAGATCATCGAAGGTGCCGACGTTTTCCTCGGCGTGTCGGCCGGCGGCGTTCTGAAACCGGACATGGTCAAGCGCATGGCCGAGCGCCCGCTGATCATGGCGCTGGCCAATCCGAACCCGGAAATCATGCCGGAAGAGGCGATCGCGGTGCGGCCCGATGCGATGATATGCACCGGCCGCTCGGACTATCCGAACCAGGTCAATAACGTGCTGTGTTTCCCTTACATCTTTCGCGGCGCGCTGGATGTCGGCGCCACCACGATCAACGAGGAGATGAAGCGGGCCGCCGTTGAGGCTATCGCCGCGCTGGCGCGCGAGGCGCCGTCGGATGTGGCCGCGATGGCGTATGGCGGCGAGGCGCGCACCTTTGGCACCGGCTCGTTGATCCCCAATCCGTTCGATCCGCGGCTGATCCTGCGTATCGCGCCGGCCGTAGCGCAGGCGGCGATCGAATCCGGCGTGGCGACGCGGCCGCTCAGCGATTTCGACGCTTACCGTGAGCGGCTCAATCGTTTCGTGTTCCGCTCCGGCTTCATCATGAAGCCGGTCTTCACGCGGGCGAAGCAGGAGCCCAAGCGCATCATCTACGCCGAAGGCGAAGATGAGCGCGTGTTGCGTGCAACACAGGTGATCGTGGAGGAGGGGCTGGCGACGCCGATCCTGATTGGCCGCCCGTCGGTGGTCGAGACGCGGCTTGAACGCTACGGCCTCTCGATCCGTCCGGATCGCGACTTTACGCTGATCAATCCCGAGGACGACCCGCGCTACCGCGAATATGTCCACGCCTATATCGAGGCGGCGGGACGGCGCGGTATCACGCCGGATGCGGCGCGCACGATTGTGCGCACCAATGCCACGGTCATTGCTGCGCTCGCGGTACGCTTGAAGCTCGCCGATGCGATGATCTGCGGCCTTGAAGGCCGCTACATGGCGCATCTGAAGAATATCCGCGATGTCATCGGGCTGGCGCCCGGCGTGCGCGAATTCGCAGCGCTCTCGCTCGTCATCACCAAGAAGGGCGCGTATTTCCTGGCCGACACGCAAGTGACGCCCGAGCCCAATGCCGACGCGATCGCCGATATGGCCGCCCTGGCGGCGGAACATGTCCGCCGCTTTGGCCTGCAACCGAAAATCGCTCTGCTGTCGCATTCCGACTTTGGCTCGTTCGACAGCGCATCGGCCGCCAAGATGCGTGCGGCGCTGGCACGGTTGCGCGAAAGCCATCCGGATCTGGAAGTTGAGGGCGAGATGAATGGCGACACCGCGCTGAGCCCGATGATCCGCGAACGGGTGTTCCCAAATTCACGGCTCAAGGGCGAAGCCAATGTGCTGATCATGCCCAATCTCGATGCGGCGAATATCGCCTATCAGATGACGAAGGTGCTGGCCGACGCGCTCGCCGTCGGGCCGATCCTGATCGGAGCGGCAATGCCGGCGCATATCCTGACGCCGTCGGTGACGGCGCGTGGCGTCATCAACATGACGGCGCTGGCGGTGGTGGAAGCGCAAGGCGCAAAATTCTGA
- the aspS gene encoding aspartate--tRNA ligase — protein MHRYRTHTCGALRETDIGSAVRVSGWVHRVRDHGGLLFIDLRDHYGLTQVVADPDSPAFKDAEKLRSEWVVKIDGKVRNRPAGTENPDLPTGMVEVFASEIEVLGPAGELPMPVFGDQEYPEDIRLRYRFLDLRRERLHNNIMKRGAIIDSIRSRMKAGGFFEFQTPILTASSPEGARDYLVPSRIHPGKFYALPQAPQQFKQLIMVSGFDRYFQIAPCFRDEDARADRSPGEFYQLDIEMSFVTQDDVFNAVEPVLRGVFEEFANGKPVTQKFPHIAYADAMRLYGTDKPDLRNPIKMANVTDAFRGSGFKIFANMIANDPAVEVWAIPAPTGGNRAFCDRMNSWAQSEGQPGLGYIFWREGEEGGAGPLAKNIGPERTKQIADQLKLGVGDAVFFVAGKPKDFVKFAGLARTRVGEELKLVDTDRFEFCWIVDFPMYEWSEEEKKIDFSHNPFSMPNMPVDEFLGLDPSETDKILGIKAFQYDIVCNGVELSSGAIRNHRPDVMKKAFAIAGYGEDVLEAKFGGMLRALSLGAPPHGGIAPGIDRIVMLLCEEENLREVVLFPMNQRAEDLLMGAPSEVTPKQLKELHIRLALPQKS, from the coding sequence ACCTGCGGCGCGCTCCGCGAGACCGACATTGGCTCCGCGGTCCGGGTGTCCGGCTGGGTGCATCGCGTGCGCGATCATGGTGGCCTTTTGTTCATCGACCTGCGCGACCACTACGGCCTGACCCAGGTGGTGGCCGATCCGGACAGCCCGGCCTTCAAGGACGCCGAGAAACTGCGCTCGGAATGGGTCGTAAAGATCGACGGAAAGGTGCGGAATCGTCCCGCAGGCACCGAGAATCCCGATCTCCCGACCGGAATGGTCGAGGTTTTCGCCAGCGAAATCGAAGTTCTCGGGCCGGCCGGCGAATTGCCGATGCCGGTGTTCGGCGATCAGGAATATCCCGAAGACATCCGGCTGCGGTACCGCTTCCTCGATCTGCGGCGCGAGCGGCTGCACAACAACATCATGAAGCGCGGCGCGATCATCGATTCGATCCGCAGCCGCATGAAGGCGGGCGGCTTCTTCGAATTCCAGACGCCGATCCTGACGGCCTCCTCGCCGGAAGGCGCGCGCGACTATCTCGTGCCCTCGCGCATTCATCCCGGCAAGTTCTACGCGCTGCCGCAGGCGCCGCAGCAGTTCAAGCAGCTCATCATGGTGTCGGGCTTCGATCGCTATTTCCAGATCGCGCCCTGTTTCCGCGACGAGGATGCGCGCGCCGACCGGTCGCCGGGCGAATTCTATCAGCTCGATATCGAGATGAGCTTCGTCACGCAGGACGACGTGTTCAATGCGGTCGAGCCGGTGCTGCGCGGCGTGTTCGAGGAGTTCGCGAACGGCAAGCCGGTGACGCAGAAGTTTCCGCACATTGCTTATGCGGATGCGATGCGCCTTTACGGCACCGACAAGCCGGATCTGCGCAACCCGATCAAGATGGCCAATGTCACGGATGCTTTCCGGGGCTCGGGCTTCAAGATTTTCGCCAACATGATCGCGAATGATCCAGCGGTCGAGGTGTGGGCGATCCCGGCGCCGACCGGCGGCAACCGCGCTTTCTGCGACCGGATGAATTCCTGGGCGCAGAGCGAAGGGCAGCCTGGCTTGGGTTACATCTTCTGGCGCGAAGGCGAGGAGGGCGGCGCGGGTCCGCTTGCCAAGAATATCGGCCCTGAGCGGACCAAGCAGATTGCCGATCAGCTCAAGCTTGGCGTTGGCGACGCTGTGTTCTTCGTGGCCGGCAAGCCGAAGGACTTCGTGAAATTTGCAGGCCTTGCGCGCACGCGCGTCGGCGAAGAACTGAAGCTGGTCGACACGGACCGCTTCGAGTTTTGCTGGATCGTCGACTTCCCGATGTATGAATGGAGCGAGGAGGAGAAGAAGATCGACTTCTCCCACAACCCGTTCTCAATGCCGAACATGCCGGTCGATGAATTCTTAGGCCTCGATCCGAGCGAGACCGACAAAATTCTCGGCATCAAGGCGTTCCAGTACGACATCGTCTGCAATGGCGTGGAGCTTTCTTCGGGTGCCATAAGAAACCATCGCCCCGACGTGATGAAGAAGGCCTTCGCCATCGCCGGCTACGGCGAGGACGTGCTGGAAGCCAAGTTCGGCGGCATGCTGCGGGCGCTGTCGCTTGGCGCACCGCCGCATGGCGGCATTGCGCCAGGCATAGATCGTATCGTCATGCTTCTGTGCGAAGAAGAGAATCTCCGCGAGGTTGTGCTGTTCCCGATGAACCAGCGGGCAGAGGATCTGCTCATGGGTGCGCCGTCGGAAGTGACGCCGAAGCAGCTCAAGGAATTGCATATCCGGCTTGCACTGCCTCAGAAGTCATAA
- the speE gene encoding polyamine aminopropyltransferase, which yields MTNERWISETLFDELGFRVSYKVERVLYEMKTEHQDLVLFENPYFGKMLMLDGATQVTTADEFVYHEMMSHVPILAHGNAQEVLIVGGGDCGIAEEVLKHKSVARLTQVEIDASVVEFSKEHFPEFTGPVLSDKRFDLVIDDGMKFVAETDRRFDVVIVDSTDPQGPGAVLFTEEFYAGVKRCLKPDGVMVTQNGVPFFQPDELTGSVSKFRKLFADGSCYVAAIPTYVGGHLAMGWASDDKSLRDVSVETLTQRYEAAGRFSTKYWTPEVHRAAFALPRFIRDRVDAA from the coding sequence ATGACCAACGAGCGCTGGATTTCGGAAACGCTGTTCGACGAACTCGGCTTCCGCGTGTCGTACAAGGTCGAGCGCGTGCTGTACGAGATGAAGACCGAGCATCAGGATCTCGTGCTGTTCGAGAATCCGTATTTCGGCAAGATGCTGATGCTGGATGGCGCGACCCAGGTCACGACCGCCGACGAGTTCGTCTATCACGAGATGATGTCGCATGTGCCGATCCTGGCGCATGGCAATGCGCAAGAGGTGCTGATCGTCGGCGGCGGCGATTGCGGCATTGCCGAGGAAGTGCTCAAGCACAAATCGGTGGCGCGCCTGACGCAGGTCGAAATCGACGCGTCCGTTGTCGAATTTTCGAAAGAGCATTTCCCGGAATTCACCGGCCCGGTGCTGTCTGACAAACGCTTCGATCTTGTCATCGATGACGGCATGAAATTCGTCGCCGAGACGGATCGCCGTTTCGATGTGGTGATTGTCGACTCAACCGATCCGCAAGGGCCGGGCGCCGTGCTGTTCACCGAGGAATTCTATGCCGGTGTGAAGCGCTGCCTGAAACCGGACGGCGTGATGGTGACGCAGAACGGTGTGCCGTTCTTCCAGCCCGACGAATTGACAGGCTCGGTATCGAAATTCCGCAAGCTGTTTGCCGATGGTAGCTGCTACGTCGCGGCGATTCCGACCTATGTCGGCGGCCACCTGGCGATGGGATGGGCAAGCGACGACAAATCGCTGCGCGATGTTTCCGTTGAAACGCTGACGCAGCGTTATGAGGCGGCCGGCCGTTTCTCCACCAAATACTGGACGCCCGAAGTCCATCGCGCCGCCTTCGCATTGCCGCGCTTCATTCGTGACCGTGTAGATGCGGCGTAA
- the speD gene encoding adenosylmethionine decarboxylase: protein MSRNSLFQSATGLGTPSTSRKKDFAVATPTAQADERNDHFVVRNGVKCAGAHLIIDLYDAQKLDDIDHIEAALRACVTASGATLLHIHLHHFEPNGGVSGVAVLAESHISIHSWPENGYAALDVFMCGDAKPEACVPVLREAFKPGRIAVSEILRGQGV from the coding sequence ATGAGCCGGAACAGCCTCTTTCAATCGGCGACGGGCTTGGGGACCCCAAGTACCTCCCGAAAGAAGGATTTCGCGGTCGCGACGCCAACGGCGCAAGCTGATGAACGTAACGACCATTTCGTGGTGAGGAACGGGGTGAAGTGCGCCGGTGCGCATCTCATCATCGATCTCTACGACGCGCAGAAGCTGGACGACATCGATCACATTGAGGCGGCTTTGCGCGCCTGCGTGACTGCGTCCGGTGCGACGCTGCTGCACATCCATCTGCATCACTTCGAGCCGAATGGAGGCGTATCCGGCGTCGCCGTTCTGGCCGAGAGCCACATCTCGATCCATTCATGGCCCGAGAACGGCTATGCCGCGCTCGATGTGTTCATGTGCGGCGATGCCAAGCCGGAAGCCTGCGTGCCGGTGCTGCGCGAGGCGTTCAAGCCGGGCCGCATCGCGGTGAGTGAAATCCTGCGCGGGCAGGGCGTTTGA